A genomic region of Seriola aureovittata isolate HTS-2021-v1 ecotype China chromosome 21, ASM2101889v1, whole genome shotgun sequence contains the following coding sequences:
- the LOC130162655 gene encoding uncharacterized protein LOC130162655 encodes MQYHFSQPEAESRGPTPGREKDDILASTSVYPWMIHMAGLAALCLLLVFPLSSSQSTLQSEQEINAHQAPAAAPPPPAHIRDLLSKQETTHLNAMRTYSHVDKDNAKVGLFIAAAMGTFTLMGAVYCIYNKFYTKQQYLHTQLNNDPDLTTDPMDPPPVFFHASVDSSAVDVRRAGYGSLSDTPSIISVPPSLSPPPSAMPFPPLFLSSHSLRTISAKDLEKSCI; translated from the exons ATGCAGTATCACTTCAGTCAGccagaggcagagagcagaggacCAACACCCGGCAGAGAGAAAGACGACATCCTCGCTTCGACCTCAG TGTACCCGTGGATGATCCACATGGCGGGCCTGGCAGCTCTGtgcctgctgctggtgtttccacTGAGCAGCTCCCAGAGCACCCTGCAGTCTGAGCAGGAGATCAACGCCCATCAGGCTCCGgcagcagcacctcctcctccagcacacATAAGGGACCTTCTTAGCAAACAGGAAACCACTCACTTAAATGCAATGCGGACAT ACAGCCATGTTGACAAAGATAATGCCAAAGTAGGTCTGTTCATCGCTGCAGCCATGGGAACCTTCACTCTGATGGGTGCAGTTTACTGTATCTACAACAAGTTCTACACCAAACAGCAGTACCTGCACACCCAGCTTAACAATGACCCAG ATTTGACCACAGACCCAATGGACCCTCCGCCTGTGTTTTTTCACGCCTCTGTTGACTCCAGTGCAGTAGATGTGCGGAGAGCTGGTTACGGCTCGCTCTCGGACACTCCATCCATCATCTCTGTCCCACCCAGCCtgtccccccctccctctgccatgcccttccctcccctcttcctctcctctcactctctgagAACTATATCAGCTAAGGATCTGGAGAAGAGCTGTATCTGA